A genomic stretch from Armatimonadota bacterium includes:
- a CDS encoding HAD family hydrolase, whose product MDAPPPLLIFDFDNTLVDSRIDFTAIRGALIDLLESAGPLPEPRRALMRVPIADLVTRIGDLAPHLTARAWTAIEAFEAAGLADAVPVPNVHGVLAGLAARGFHLALLTNNARTATQRVLDELGLSALISVTVTRDEVPALKPDPAGIRFVMERAGPHRTTYLVGDSWIDGQAAARAGIRFVGFGPRRTEVEARGIMPWAWITDLRELLDLDWNA is encoded by the coding sequence ATGGACGCCCCTCCGCCCCTTCTCATCTTCGACTTCGACAACACCCTCGTTGATTCGCGCATAGACTTCACCGCGATACGCGGTGCCCTGATAGACCTGCTGGAGTCCGCTGGCCCGCTGCCGGAGCCGCGCCGGGCCCTGATGCGCGTCCCGATCGCGGATCTGGTCACCCGGATCGGCGACCTCGCTCCGCACCTGACCGCTCGGGCATGGACAGCCATCGAGGCCTTCGAGGCCGCGGGCCTGGCCGACGCGGTGCCGGTGCCCAACGTGCACGGCGTCCTCGCGGGCCTGGCCGCCCGAGGGTTCCATCTGGCGCTCCTGACCAACAACGCACGGACCGCCACCCAGCGCGTGCTGGACGAACTTGGGCTCTCCGCGCTCATATCCGTGACGGTTACCCGTGACGAGGTGCCTGCCCTGAAGCCCGATCCGGCCGGCATCCGGTTCGTCATGGAACGCGCAGGACCCCACCGAACGACCTATCTGGTGGGCGACTCCTGGATTGACGGTCAGGCGGCGGCGCGGGCCGGCATCCGCTTTGTGGGGTTCGGTCCCCGGCGGACAGAAGTCGAGGCGCGCGGCATCATGCCCTGGGCCTGGATCACGGACCTGCGCGAACTGCTCGACCTCGACTGGAACGCCTGA
- a CDS encoding ParA family protein — protein MEWRRQVGKGALIVGLVNQKGGCGKTTTAVNLSASLAAAGHRSLLIDLDPQANATVSLGIDPATLQQTIYHVLLDPDHDDGLPLEAVVRPSPVEGLEVAPSSIDLAAAELELAARIGREHALRRRLAPMRDRYSFILIDTPPSLGLLTLNALVACDGIIIPIQTHYYALLGMRQLIRTLKMVGDEVGHQVEILGVLPTMYDSRTTISKEILGGIHDFFPNQVFETTIHFNIKLVESSMSGVPLFVSNPASRGAREYSSLAKEVIAHAQRSRGAEARH, from the coding sequence ATGGAGTGGAGGAGGCAGGTGGGCAAAGGGGCACTGATTGTCGGGCTTGTCAACCAGAAGGGCGGGTGTGGCAAGACCACGACGGCCGTCAACCTCAGTGCCTCCCTGGCAGCGGCCGGGCATCGCAGTCTCCTGATAGACCTGGATCCGCAGGCAAACGCGACGGTCAGTCTCGGGATCGACCCGGCCACGTTGCAGCAGACGATCTACCACGTGCTGCTGGATCCCGACCACGACGACGGGCTGCCACTGGAGGCCGTCGTTCGGCCGTCGCCGGTGGAGGGTCTGGAGGTCGCCCCTTCCTCTATCGACCTGGCCGCAGCCGAGCTGGAGCTGGCGGCCAGGATCGGACGGGAGCACGCGCTGCGCAGGCGCTTGGCGCCGATGCGCGACCGCTACTCGTTCATCCTGATTGACACGCCGCCCTCCCTGGGGCTGCTGACCCTGAACGCACTGGTGGCCTGCGACGGGATCATCATACCCATCCAGACCCATTACTACGCGTTGCTGGGCATGCGGCAGCTCATCAGGACCCTAAAGATGGTCGGTGACGAGGTGGGCCACCAGGTGGAGATCCTGGGCGTGCTTCCAACGATGTACGACTCCCGCACTACGATCAGCAAGGAGATCCTGGGAGGCATCCACGACTTCTTCCCTAACCAGGTGTTCGAGACCACGATCCACTTCAACATCAAGCTTGTGGAGTCTTCGATGTCAGGAGTGCCGCTATTCGTGAGCAACCCCGCGTCGCGCGGCGCCAGGGAATATTCCAGTCTTGCCAAAGAGGTGATCGCACATGCCCAGCGGTCGCGAGGAGCTGAGGCGCGGCATTAG
- a CDS encoding YtxH domain-containing protein codes for MGNRSDFMAGFIIGGLLGTAVALLLAPRSGEETRTRLAGSAEDLGDRARDRAEEVIQKLRVTAEDLSQRGRVKLDEGAARLREIVERGRETLEEKARGFHEPSEEQPKE; via the coding sequence ATGGGAAACCGCAGTGACTTCATGGCAGGCTTCATCATCGGAGGGCTGCTCGGTACGGCTGTGGCCCTGCTCCTTGCGCCGCGCTCAGGAGAGGAGACGCGCACCCGTCTGGCCGGATCCGCCGAGGACCTGGGAGACCGCGCGCGGGATCGCGCGGAAGAGGTCATCCAGAAACTGCGCGTGACCGCCGAGGACCTGTCGCAGCGCGGGCGGGTGAAGCTGGACGAGGGCGCTGCCCGGCTGCGAGAGATCGTGGAGAGGGGCCGTGAGACGCTCGAGGAGAAGGCCAGGGGGTTTCACGAGCCCTCCGAGGAGCAACCGAAAGAGTAG
- the mnmA gene encoding tRNA 2-thiouridine(34) synthase MnmA, whose translation MSGGVDSAVAAALLVEQGHDVVGLTMDLWPSWLPEPEGNKQACCGLTAIEDARTAARRLGIRHYVLNLREEFEREVIDYFCEEYARGRTPNPCIACNQAVKFRILLGRAEALGCGVLATGHYARIATDDASGRWLLLRAADRRKDQSYLLYTLTQEQLARIRLPVGSLFKEEVRSLARRRDLPVANKPDSQEICFVPSGRYGDMVAARRPETLSPGPIRDRVGAVLGTHTGIARYTVGQRRGLGLSLGVPRYVLEVDARRNMLVVGGQEDLLRRCLGLSRVNWIVPTPLPAAVTVRARHASPDVPAVLHDDGPDRVRVEFCEPQRAAAPGQAVAFYDGDRVLGGGTIEDACWSGEEMNGNGKPQ comes from the coding sequence ATGAGCGGCGGGGTGGACAGCGCGGTGGCGGCGGCCCTGCTCGTAGAGCAGGGCCACGACGTCGTCGGGCTCACGATGGACCTGTGGCCGTCGTGGCTGCCGGAACCCGAGGGGAACAAGCAGGCCTGCTGCGGGTTGACCGCGATCGAGGACGCGCGCACCGCGGCCCGCCGCCTTGGCATTCGCCACTATGTTCTTAACCTCCGCGAGGAGTTCGAGCGAGAGGTGATTGACTACTTCTGTGAGGAGTACGCGCGGGGCCGAACGCCGAACCCCTGCATAGCGTGCAACCAGGCGGTGAAGTTCCGCATCCTCCTGGGGCGGGCAGAAGCGTTGGGTTGCGGCGTGCTGGCCACCGGGCACTACGCCCGAATCGCCACGGACGACGCCAGCGGCAGGTGGCTGCTCCTTCGGGCCGCGGACCGCCGAAAGGACCAGTCGTACCTGCTGTACACGCTGACGCAGGAGCAACTGGCGCGGATACGCCTCCCTGTGGGGTCTCTCTTCAAGGAGGAGGTCCGGTCGCTTGCCCGGCGTAGGGATCTGCCGGTTGCCAACAAGCCGGACAGCCAGGAGATCTGCTTCGTCCCAAGCGGGCGCTACGGCGACATGGTAGCCGCCCGGCGTCCTGAAACGCTGAGCCCAGGGCCGATCCGGGATCGTGTTGGCGCGGTGTTGGGTACCCACACGGGTATCGCCCGGTACACGGTCGGGCAGCGCCGGGGGCTGGGGTTATCGCTGGGCGTCCCGCGGTACGTGCTCGAGGTTGATGCGCGGCGCAACATGCTGGTGGTCGGCGGGCAGGAGGATCTCCTGCGCCGGTGCCTCGGGCTGAGCAGGGTGAACTGGATCGTGCCGACGCCGCTCCCGGCCGCAGTGACTGTTCGCGCGCGACACGCGTCTCCCGACGTCCCTGCGGTACTGCACGATGACGGCCCTGATCGCGTCCGGGTCGAGTTCTGCGAGCCCCAGCGCGCAGCCGCACCCGGGCAGGCCGTCGCGTTCTATGACGGCGACCGTGTACTGGGCGGAGGAACCATTGAGGACGCATGTTGGTCTGGAGAGGAGATGAACGGGAATGGGAAACCGCAGTGA
- a CDS encoding replication-associated recombination protein A, which translates to MALFEDAPAGSGAVPLAARLRPRTLDEFVGQEHLVGPGRALRTAIEQDRVRSLILWGPPGSGKTSLALLIAARTQARVEQVNAVTAGVADLRRIISAARDRLRFHQQRTLLIIDEIHRFNKAQQDVLLPHVENGTIILIGATTQNPFHDVNPTLISRSAVAQLHPLDDASVRAIVERALTHPGGLAGLGFEVDPEAMEFLVGASNGDARVALNTLESAAIAAEGEGSRRITLALVTDASQRRILLYDREGDAHYDAISAFIKSLRGSDPDAAVYWLARMLASGEDPRFIARRMVIHAAEDVGLADPMALVVATAAAHAVEFVGLPEARIPMAQAAIYIATAPKSNAVVTAIGEAAGDVEKERAAPVPVHLRDTSHPGVVERLGYGKEYRYPRDFPEGFVRQQNMPPGLEGRRYYRPTDHGAEAAVRRRLEEWWGQRSSTVKEQSGEGAKEGEQA; encoded by the coding sequence ATGGCGCTGTTCGAGGACGCTCCCGCAGGGTCTGGCGCAGTTCCGCTTGCCGCGCGCCTGCGACCGCGGACGCTCGACGAGTTTGTCGGGCAGGAGCACCTTGTAGGCCCGGGCCGAGCCCTGCGGACGGCGATCGAGCAGGACCGGGTTCGCAGCCTGATCCTCTGGGGACCGCCCGGTTCCGGCAAGACCTCGCTCGCGCTGTTGATCGCGGCCAGGACGCAAGCCCGCGTGGAGCAGGTCAACGCGGTCACCGCCGGGGTCGCGGATCTACGGCGGATCATCTCCGCTGCCAGGGACCGCCTGAGGTTCCATCAGCAGCGGACGCTGCTGATCATTGACGAGATCCACCGCTTCAACAAGGCCCAGCAGGACGTGCTGCTGCCGCACGTGGAGAACGGCACCATCATCCTGATCGGCGCGACCACCCAGAACCCTTTCCATGACGTCAACCCCACGCTGATATCGCGATCAGCCGTAGCCCAGCTCCATCCACTAGACGATGCGTCCGTCCGGGCCATCGTCGAGCGGGCTCTCACTCATCCGGGCGGCCTTGCCGGGCTCGGGTTCGAGGTGGATCCCGAGGCGATGGAGTTCCTGGTAGGCGCGAGCAACGGCGACGCCCGCGTGGCCCTCAATACGCTGGAATCCGCCGCTATCGCCGCGGAGGGCGAAGGTAGCCGCCGGATCACGCTCGCGCTGGTCACCGATGCCAGCCAGCGCCGGATCCTCCTCTACGATCGGGAGGGCGACGCACACTACGACGCGATCTCGGCCTTCATCAAGAGCCTGCGCGGCTCCGATCCCGATGCCGCGGTGTACTGGCTGGCGCGGATGCTGGCGAGTGGGGAGGATCCCAGGTTCATAGCCCGTCGGATGGTGATACACGCCGCGGAAGACGTCGGTCTGGCGGATCCGATGGCCCTGGTGGTTGCCACGGCCGCCGCGCACGCCGTCGAGTTCGTCGGGCTTCCAGAGGCGCGCATACCCATGGCGCAGGCCGCGATCTACATCGCCACCGCGCCCAAGAGCAACGCGGTGGTGACCGCGATCGGCGAGGCCGCGGGCGACGTCGAGAAGGAGCGCGCTGCGCCGGTACCGGTGCACCTGCGCGACACCAGTCACCCCGGGGTCGTTGAGCGCCTTGGTTACGGCAAGGAGTACCGGTATCCGCGCGACTTCCCGGAAGGATTCGTCCGCCAGCAGAACATGCCGCCAGGGCTGGAAGGCCGGCGCTACTACCGGCCCACCGACCACGGCGCGGAGGCCGCGGTGCGAAGGCGGCTGGAAGAGTGGTGGGGGCAGCGCTCCTCGACGGTCAAGGAACAGTCAGGCGAAGGAGCGAAGGAAGGGGAGCAAGCGTGA
- a CDS encoding radical SAM protein → MRTTRPPRIACKRESLVITVFDGEEAIYTFDHAGRFWSAWAGYRLYRRALDGRVMRKHTDRSGRHPRRHRSFLEGGARAAITDATARAAAAALLALRSGTAEILWSLPGEPDAGRAAALLEAAARFDAGAAEADAQRFASVYAPVPILPPDRYRSLVVQVTEGCHWNRCTFCSFYRTRPFRIKPLDEFASHLGAVRAFFGPGLTLRRGAFLGDANALLLPVADLIPRLDLLARALPEHAGDLAAFIDVFTGHRRDCRDLATLRARGLRRIYLGLESGDDRMLEFLNKPQSAEEAIGLAHAAREAGLAVGIIVMAGIGGDAFWPRHVEATLAAIRAMDLGAGDLLYVSAFAAPREGPYAERAMAAGVKSLTEDEVWDQVDELVSGSRAVLGAGARVARYDIEEFIY, encoded by the coding sequence ATGCGCACCACACGTCCGCCGCGCATCGCCTGCAAGCGTGAATCGCTGGTGATCACCGTGTTTGATGGCGAAGAAGCCATCTACACCTTCGATCATGCCGGACGGTTCTGGTCGGCGTGGGCCGGATACCGCCTCTACCGGCGCGCGCTGGACGGCCGGGTGATGCGAAAGCACACCGATCGCAGCGGACGCCATCCCCGCCGACACAGGAGCTTCCTGGAAGGTGGGGCGCGCGCGGCCATCACGGACGCGACAGCCAGGGCGGCGGCCGCAGCCCTCCTCGCCCTGCGCAGCGGCACCGCCGAGATCCTCTGGTCCCTGCCCGGAGAGCCCGATGCGGGCAGGGCAGCGGCTCTGCTGGAGGCCGCCGCCCGGTTCGATGCCGGCGCGGCCGAGGCGGATGCTCAGAGGTTCGCCTCGGTATATGCGCCGGTGCCGATTCTTCCTCCCGACCGCTACCGCTCCCTCGTCGTCCAGGTAACCGAGGGCTGCCACTGGAACCGCTGCACCTTCTGCTCGTTCTACCGGACGCGTCCCTTCCGGATCAAGCCGCTTGACGAGTTCGCGTCTCACCTCGGCGCGGTCCGGGCGTTCTTCGGCCCGGGGCTCACCCTGCGGCGGGGTGCGTTTCTGGGAGATGCAAACGCCCTGCTGCTGCCTGTCGCCGACCTCATTCCGCGCCTGGACCTGCTGGCGCGCGCGCTGCCCGAGCATGCCGGCGACCTGGCGGCGTTCATAGACGTGTTCACAGGTCACCGCCGCGACTGCCGTGACCTGGCAACACTCCGGGCGCGAGGGCTTCGCAGAATCTACCTGGGTCTGGAGAGCGGCGACGACCGGATGCTGGAGTTCCTCAACAAGCCCCAGTCGGCCGAGGAAGCGATTGGCCTTGCGCACGCGGCCCGGGAGGCGGGCCTGGCGGTAGGCATCATCGTCATGGCCGGCATCGGCGGGGACGCATTCTGGCCGAGGCACGTGGAAGCCACGCTGGCGGCGATCCGGGCCATGGATCTGGGTGCCGGAGACCTGCTGTACGTCTCGGCGTTCGCCGCTCCGCGCGAGGGCCCCTACGCCGAGAGGGCAATGGCAGCCGGAGTGAAGTCGCTCACCGAGGACGAGGTATGGGACCAGGTGGACGAACTGGTCTCGGGATCCAGGGCGGTGCTAGGGGCCGGGGCTCGCGTTGCGCGCTACGACATAGAGGAGTTCATCTACTAG
- the aspS gene encoding aspartate--tRNA ligase produces the protein MKAVGEKRTHSCGELRGAHAGQEVRIAGWVQRRRDLGGVVFLDLRDREGLTQVVINPGDVDPASATAAGEVRAEFVAAASGLVARRPDGTVNPRLATGEIEIRAGTLRILSPSATPPFAPGDEAAVDEALRLRYRYLDLRRPRMYRNLMLRHKATMAIRESLDRQGFLEVETPMLIRSTPEGARDFLVPSRVQPGKFYALPQSPQLFKQLLMVGGIDRYFQIARCFRDEDLRADRQPEFTQIDIEMSFVDQDEILAITEEMLHDVWARVLGTEIQRPFPRLSYADAMLRFGSDKPDLRVPLEIVDLTDLAGQSGVARFQEAASSGGVLRALRIPGHAAASRRDMDDLAAVARSAGAEGLASVALTSSGPRGPLAKHLSRGVLDAIAARTGAQEGDLILLVAGPAEATAAALGRLRLEAADRWGLRENGAASRFAWVTEFPLVEFDPSQGRFVAVHHPFTAPMEEDLPLLEASPGRARARAHDLVLNGVELGGGSIRIHEHGVQEQVFRLLGISPEQAQARFGFLLDALRFGAPPHGGIALGLDRLVMLLAGEATIRDVIAFPKTASATDLMIGAPAPADPDLLRDVHIVVAQDQVAGGGAG, from the coding sequence ATGAAGGCGGTGGGGGAGAAGCGCACGCACTCCTGCGGGGAACTGCGAGGCGCCCACGCGGGCCAGGAAGTCCGCATAGCCGGGTGGGTACAGCGCCGGCGGGATCTGGGAGGGGTAGTCTTCCTCGATCTGCGCGACCGGGAGGGGCTGACGCAGGTGGTCATCAACCCGGGCGATGTGGATCCCGCGAGCGCGACGGCCGCGGGCGAAGTGAGGGCGGAGTTCGTCGCGGCGGCCAGCGGCCTGGTGGCACGCCGCCCGGACGGAACGGTGAACCCGCGCCTGGCCACCGGGGAGATCGAGATCCGGGCCGGGACGCTGAGGATTCTGTCTCCGTCGGCAACGCCGCCGTTTGCGCCGGGCGATGAGGCCGCGGTGGATGAGGCCTTGCGGCTGCGCTACCGGTACCTCGACCTGCGCCGCCCGCGCATGTACCGCAACCTCATGCTGCGGCACAAGGCCACGATGGCGATCCGCGAGTCGCTCGACCGTCAGGGTTTCCTGGAGGTTGAGACGCCAATGCTGATCCGCAGCACGCCTGAAGGGGCTCGGGACTTCCTGGTGCCGAGCCGGGTGCAGCCGGGGAAGTTCTACGCGCTCCCGCAATCCCCTCAACTGTTTAAGCAGTTGCTCATGGTAGGCGGCATAGACCGGTACTTCCAGATAGCGAGGTGTTTTCGCGACGAAGATCTGCGAGCGGACCGCCAGCCGGAGTTCACCCAGATAGACATCGAGATGAGCTTCGTTGATCAGGACGAGATCCTGGCGATAACCGAGGAGATGCTCCACGACGTCTGGGCCAGGGTGTTGGGCACCGAAATCCAGCGCCCGTTCCCACGGCTGTCGTACGCGGATGCCATGCTGCGCTTCGGATCCGACAAGCCAGATCTGCGGGTGCCTTTGGAGATCGTGGACCTAACCGATCTGGCGGGCCAGAGCGGCGTGGCCAGGTTCCAGGAGGCCGCGTCATCCGGAGGAGTGCTGCGTGCTCTGCGCATACCAGGGCACGCCGCAGCCAGCCGGCGCGACATGGATGACCTTGCCGCCGTGGCCCGGTCTGCCGGCGCCGAAGGTCTGGCTTCAGTGGCGTTGACATCGTCGGGACCCAGGGGACCACTGGCCAAGCACCTGTCCAGGGGTGTGCTCGATGCGATTGCGGCCCGCACCGGCGCGCAGGAGGGGGATCTCATCCTGCTTGTCGCCGGGCCAGCCGAGGCGACCGCGGCCGCGCTAGGGCGCCTGCGGCTGGAGGCGGCCGACCGGTGGGGCCTGCGCGAGAACGGTGCTGCCTCGAGGTTCGCCTGGGTGACGGAGTTCCCCCTGGTGGAGTTTGACCCCTCCCAGGGGCGGTTCGTCGCGGTTCACCATCCATTCACGGCGCCGATGGAAGAGGACCTGCCCCTACTGGAGGCGTCGCCCGGCCGGGCGCGCGCGAGGGCCCACGACCTTGTGCTGAACGGCGTGGAGCTGGGCGGGGGGAGCATACGGATCCACGAGCACGGGGTGCAGGAGCAGGTGTTCCGGCTGCTTGGGATCTCCCCTGAGCAGGCGCAGGCGAGGTTCGGTTTCCTGCTGGACGCGCTGCGGTTCGGCGCACCGCCCCACGGCGGGATAGCGCTGGGCCTTGACCGGCTCGTGATGCTCCTTGCCGGGGAGGCCACGATCCGCGACGTGATCGCGTTTCCCAAGACCGCGAGCGCGACCGACCTGATGATCGGGGCGCCTGCGCCTGCGGATCCGGATCTGCTGCGCGATGTTCACATCGTGGTTGCACAGGATCAGGTTGCGGGCGGCGGCGCAGGTTGA
- a CDS encoding histidine--tRNA ligase: protein MAAFQAPRGMRDILPGEVERWQALEAEIREMAACYGFREIRTPAVEHTDVFQRTVGENTDLVEKEMYTFSDRGGRSLSLRPEGTAAVMRAFLEHGLARWPQPVKLYYIAPMFRYDRPQRGRYRQHTQFGAEIIGSPDPSADAEVLALPVRLLQKVGLAEVEVRLNSVGDAGCRPRYLAALRDYFRPRVTDLCEDCRRRYEEHPLRILDCKREGCNRIARGAPPIFGYLCDACAAHFAGVRAQFDALGIRYTLDPFIVRGLDYYTRTAVEVYSGRLGAQNAMFGGGRYDGLAEQLGGPPTPGVGFGFGLDRLLLVGEQEGLAGPVDRGIEAMVVTIGSAARSEGFRLADELRQAGIRTDGDLLARPVAAQMKLADRLGARMAVVLGDDELAAGTVTLREMATGEQITIGRTGVAAALRDRLRRREPAGGGQGG, encoded by the coding sequence ATGGCCGCATTCCAGGCGCCGCGCGGCATGCGCGACATCCTCCCAGGCGAGGTGGAACGGTGGCAGGCGCTGGAGGCAGAGATCCGCGAGATGGCGGCCTGCTACGGGTTCCGCGAGATCCGTACACCGGCGGTCGAGCACACGGATGTGTTTCAGCGCACGGTGGGCGAGAACACCGACCTCGTCGAGAAGGAGATGTACACGTTCTCGGATCGCGGGGGCCGCTCGCTCAGCCTGCGCCCCGAGGGGACCGCGGCGGTGATGCGCGCCTTTCTCGAGCACGGGCTCGCGCGCTGGCCGCAGCCCGTGAAGCTCTACTACATCGCGCCGATGTTCCGCTACGATCGGCCCCAACGCGGCCGCTACAGGCAGCACACGCAGTTCGGTGCCGAGATCATCGGCAGTCCGGATCCGTCGGCCGATGCCGAGGTGCTAGCGCTGCCTGTGCGCCTGCTCCAGAAGGTGGGCCTGGCAGAGGTCGAGGTACGGCTGAACAGCGTCGGCGACGCTGGCTGCCGCCCGCGGTACCTGGCCGCGCTGCGCGACTACTTCAGGCCCCGTGTCACCGATCTGTGCGAGGACTGCCGGCGGAGGTACGAAGAGCACCCGCTGCGTATTCTCGACTGCAAGCGCGAGGGGTGCAATCGGATCGCACGCGGCGCCCCGCCGATCTTCGGCTACCTCTGCGACGCCTGCGCTGCGCACTTCGCGGGCGTTCGGGCGCAGTTCGACGCGCTGGGGATCCGGTACACGCTCGACCCCTTCATCGTGCGGGGGCTGGACTACTACACGCGCACGGCCGTGGAGGTCTACTCCGGCCGCCTGGGCGCTCAGAACGCCATGTTTGGTGGCGGACGCTATGACGGGCTGGCCGAGCAGCTGGGAGGACCGCCTACCCCTGGCGTGGGCTTTGGCTTCGGCCTGGACCGTTTGCTGTTGGTCGGCGAGCAGGAAGGGCTGGCCGGGCCCGTGGACCGGGGGATCGAGGCGATGGTGGTGACGATCGGTTCGGCCGCGCGTTCAGAAGGCTTCCGCCTGGCAGACGAACTGCGTCAGGCAGGCATCAGGACCGATGGCGACCTGCTGGCCCGTCCGGTGGCCGCGCAGATGAAGCTCGCCGACCGGCTCGGCGCGCGGATGGCCGTGGTCCTGGGCGACGATGAGCTGGCCGCGGGCACGGTCACGCTGCGCGAGATGGCCACCGGCGAGCAGATCACGATAGGGCGGACAGGCGTTGCAGCCGCGCTGCGGGATCGGCTGCGGAGGCGAGAGCCAGCCGGCGGCGGGCAGGGAGGATGA
- a CDS encoding nucleotidyltransferase family protein → MQAIILAGGRGERLRPYTEDRPKPMVEVLGVPILAYQMHWLQTQGVSEVVVACGYRHEVIRDYFGDGAKWGMRIDYAVESSPLGRGGAIRSAFGRLRPSEQVVLATNGDILTNLRLAPVVDHHRGGGNLATVVLTPYVSTYGLVETTADGRVVAFHEKPTLPYWINAGIYVLSPEVIPMLPEVGDHERTTFPELAGQRRLGAYKSEAYWRSVDTVKDLSEVSRELEQRLLTAFLA, encoded by the coding sequence GTGCAGGCAATCATCCTGGCCGGCGGACGAGGGGAGCGGCTCCGCCCCTACACCGAAGACAGGCCCAAGCCCATGGTCGAGGTCCTGGGCGTCCCGATACTGGCGTACCAGATGCACTGGCTGCAGACGCAGGGCGTTTCGGAAGTCGTGGTGGCATGCGGGTACAGGCACGAGGTGATCCGGGACTACTTCGGCGACGGCGCCAAGTGGGGCATGCGGATTGACTACGCTGTTGAGAGTTCACCCCTCGGACGCGGCGGCGCCATCCGCAGCGCGTTCGGGAGGCTGCGCCCGAGCGAGCAGGTCGTGCTGGCGACTAACGGCGACATCCTGACGAATCTCCGGCTCGCACCGGTCGTAGACCATCACCGCGGGGGCGGGAATCTGGCTACGGTGGTGCTCACGCCCTATGTCAGCACCTACGGGCTGGTGGAGACAACCGCGGACGGCCGGGTGGTGGCGTTCCACGAGAAACCAACGCTCCCCTACTGGATCAACGCCGGGATCTACGTGCTATCCCCCGAGGTGATACCAATGCTCCCCGAGGTCGGGGACCACGAGCGAACAACGTTCCCGGAGCTGGCCGGGCAGCGACGCCTGGGCGCCTACAAATCCGAGGCCTACTGGCGATCCGTGGATACGGTGAAGGACCTCTCCGAGGTCAGCCGCGAGCTTGAGCAGCGATTGCTCACTGCGTTTCTTGCCTGA
- a CDS encoding histidine phosphatase family protein yields MADTPRLMVVRHGHHDWLVPPVNRFAGRLPGVHLSAAGRAEVEALALYLEGAPPDRIVSSPLDRTMETAAIIAEHVDRPVSADDRLIEAGLGPWEGMPVADVIARHPAEWQTWRTEPSRMAVPGFEPVEAIAGRMAECAREWVEQGGAALLVSHQDPILALICRLLELPLDAMRRMEISPASLTVFEFVDGTPVMLVLNAVAPVRPLRQETQ; encoded by the coding sequence ATGGCTGACACGCCCCGCCTGATGGTAGTACGCCACGGGCACCACGACTGGTTGGTGCCGCCGGTCAACCGGTTCGCCGGCCGGCTCCCCGGGGTGCACCTGAGCGCAGCTGGCCGCGCCGAGGTCGAGGCCCTCGCGCTATACCTGGAGGGAGCGCCTCCGGACCGTATCGTGTCCAGCCCGCTGGACCGCACGATGGAGACCGCGGCCATCATCGCCGAACACGTGGACCGGCCCGTCTCCGCGGACGATCGTCTCATCGAGGCCGGGCTCGGGCCGTGGGAAGGCATGCCGGTCGCCGATGTGATCGCCCGCCATCCTGCCGAATGGCAGACATGGCGGACCGAGCCATCGCGGATGGCGGTTCCCGGCTTCGAGCCGGTGGAGGCGATTGCGGGCCGCATGGCCGAGTGCGCGCGCGAGTGGGTGGAGCAGGGAGGTGCTGCGTTGCTCGTCTCCCACCAGGATCCGATCCTGGCGCTGATATGCCGTCTGCTCGAACTGCCCCTGGATGCCATGCGGCGGATGGAAATCTCGCCCGCGTCGCTGACCGTGTTCGAGTTCGTGGACGGCACTCCGGTGATGCTGGTGCTCAATGCGGTGGCGCCGGTGCGCCCCCTCAGGCAAGAAACGCAGTGA
- a CDS encoding D-tyrosyl-tRNA(Tyr) deacylase, translating into MRAVVQRVARAAVRVGDATLGSIGPGLMVLLAVAAGDASPQAAALAEKVSHLRIFDDEAGKLNRSVMEVGGSVLVVSQFTLYGDVSRGRRPSFIRAAAPDHAEALCEEFVAGLRTLGITVATGRFRAKMVVEIHNDGPVTLVLDTDG; encoded by the coding sequence GTGAGAGCAGTTGTTCAACGGGTAGCGCGGGCGGCCGTGCGCGTCGGCGATGCAACGCTCGGCTCGATCGGTCCGGGGCTGATGGTTCTCCTCGCCGTGGCGGCAGGCGACGCATCCCCGCAGGCCGCGGCACTGGCCGAGAAGGTATCCCACCTGCGCATCTTCGACGACGAGGCCGGGAAGCTTAACCGGTCCGTGATGGAAGTGGGCGGCTCGGTCCTGGTTGTCTCGCAGTTCACGCTCTACGGCGATGTTAGCCGCGGGCGCCGTCCATCCTTCATTCGGGCGGCGGCGCCGGATCATGCCGAGGCGCTGTGCGAGGAGTTCGTCGCCGGGCTGCGCACACTTGGCATCACCGTCGCAACAGGCCGGTTCCGGGCTAAGATGGTCGTGGAGATCCACAACGACGGGCCCGTGACGCTCGTCCTAGATACAGATGGCTGA